GGCCTCGTCGCTGGATGCTGAGTAGGCCAGCACGTGAGACTGGGCGTCCTCGATGCTGACCATGCCGTGCGTGCGCTCGGCGACGGACTGGGCCAGGCTGAACAGGTCGGTGCCCGAATCGTGCAGCGCGCCGTCACCGTGGTGCTCGAAGACGTGGTTGACCAACCGGTAGAGCCGCTCCCAGCGGGCCCGCGGATCGACGGCGACGACCGCGGTGCCTGCGGCCACCGCGCGTTCGACGACCGCACCTGACGGCTCCTTGATGAAGACCGCCGTGGGCGCGCGGCGCGCACTCTGCTGCTCGACCCAACGCAGCGCATCGTTCTCGGAGACCCCGAGCAGGAAGAACAGGTCGGCGGCCCCCGCGGACGGCGCCAGGCCCAGGCGTACGTCATCGGAGTCGATCAGCGCGGCCGAGGCCACCGGCAGGTCCAGGCCGCGTGGTGCCTGCACCAGCCGGACCAGCGTGGCATCCAGCGCCAACAGCAGTTGGCCGAGGCTGACACCGGTCGTCCGCATGTTGTCGGATTCTACCGATCAGAGCGGCAAGCCTTGTCCGATCAGACAAATGTTGCGTGGGTCACGTCGGGGATTCTTGACTCATGGATGCCATCACCGACGTGCCCGCGCCTACCAACGAGCCGGTCCACGACTACGCACCGGGGTCGGGCGAGCGCGCCCGGCTCATCACCGCGCTCGGCGACCTGGCCGGCGCCCCGATCGACCTGCCGCACGTCATCGGCGGCAAACACACGATGGGCAGCGGCGCCCGCATCGACGTGGTGCAGCCGCACTGCCACAGCGCCCGGCTGGGAACCCTGACCAACGCCGAACACGCTGACGCCAACGCGGCCATCGACGCCGCACTGGCCGCCAAACACGAGTGGGCCGCGCTGCCGTTCGACGAACGGGCCGCCGTGTTCCTGCGGGCCGCCGACCTGCTGTCCGGACCGTGGCGGGAGAAGATCGCCGCCGCCACGATGCTCGGCCAGTCCAAGACCGCCTACCAGGCCGAGATCGACGCGCCCTGCGAGCTGATCGACTTCTGGCGATTCAACGTCGAGTTCGCCCGCCAGATCCTGGCCCAGCAGCCCATCAGCAGCCCCGGGGTGTGGAACCGCACCGACCACCGGCCGCTGGAAGGCTTCGTCTACGCGATCACCCCGTTCAACTTCACCGCGATTGCCGGCAACCTGCCCACCGCCCCGGCGTTGATGGGCAACACCGTGGTGTGGAAACCCTCGCCCACGCAGACTTTCGCGGCCTATCTGACCATGCAGCTGCTGGAGGCCGCCGGACTGCCGCCCGGCGTGATCAACCTGGTGACCGGCGACGGGATCGCGGTTTCCGATGTGGCACTGGCCGATCCGCGCCTGGCCGGCATCCATTTCACCGGATCGACCGCCACGTTCCAGCACCTGTGGCGCGAAGTCGGCGCGAACATCGACCGCTACCGCACCTACCCGCGGCTGGTCGGCGAGACCGGTGGCAAGGACTTCGTCGTCGCGCACGCCTCGGCCCGCCCGGATGTGTTGCGCACCGCCCTGATTCGCGGTGCCTTCGACTACCAGGGCCAGAAATGCTCGGCCGCCTCCCGCGCCTTCATCCCGCGTTCGGTGTGGCACGAGATGGGCGACGACTTCCTCTCGGCCACCTCGGACCTCAAGTACGGCGACGTCACCGACCTCACCAACTACGGCGGGGCCGTGATCGACGACCGCGCCTTCGCCAAGAACGTCGCGGCGATCGAACGGGCCAAGGGCGCCGCGGGCGTCACCATCGCGGCCGGCGGCGAATACGACGACAGCGAAGGCTATTTCGTGCGGCCCACGGTCCTGCTCTCCGACGACCCGACCGATGAGGCGTTCTCCACCGAGTACTTCGGCCCGATCCTGGCCGTGCACGTCTATCCGGACGCGGAGTACGAGCGGATCCTCGACGTCGTCGACACCGGTGCCCGCTACGCACTGACCGGCGCGGTGATCGCCGATGATCGCACCGCCGTGCTCACTGCCGCCGACCGGCTGCGGAACGCCGCAGGCAACTTCTACATCAACGACAAGCCGACCGGCGCGGTCGTCGGGCAGCAGCCGTTCGGCGGATCACGCGCCTCGGGCACCAACGACAAGGCCGGCTCGGCGCAGAACCTGTTGCGCTGGACCTCGGCCCGCTCCATCAAGGAGACGTTCGTGCCGCCGACCAACCACACCTACCCTCACATGGAGGCCTGAGATGGGCGTGTTTCAGCGGGTGGCCCGCCCCACGATCCTGGCCGCATCGCACTCCTCGCGGCTACGTCACACCGCTGAACGCCTCCCGATCACCCGCCGGGTCGTCGACCGCTTCGTCGCGGGGGAGACGGTGCCCGACGCGCTCGACACCGTTGGTGCGCTGAGGGATTCGGGTCGCTTCGTCAGCGTGGATTACCTCGGCGAGGACACCACGAGCAACGAGGACGCCGAACGCACAGTGCAGGCCTACCTCACCCTCCTCGACGGGCTGGCACGCCGCGGCGACGTCGATGCGGCGGTGCGGCCGCTGGAAGTGTCGCTCAAGCTTTCTGCCCTCGGCCAGGCGCTGCCCCGCGACGGCGAGAAGATCGCCTACGAGAACGCGCACACCATCTGCGCCAAGGCCCGCGACGTAGGGGCCTGGGTGACGGTGGACGCCGAGGACCACACCACCACCGACTCGACCTTGTCGATCGTGCGCGACCTGCGAACCGAATTCGATTGGCTGGGCACGGTTCTGCAGGCCTACCTGCACCGCACCGAGGCCGATTGCCGCGAGTTCGCCGCAGCGGGAGCCCGGATCAGGCTGTGCAAGGGCGCCTACGACGAACCGGCCTCGGTGGCCTACCGAGATGCCGACGAGGTCACCGACTCCTACCTGCGGTGCCTGCGGGTGCTGATGGCCGGATCGGGCTACCCGATGGTGGCTTCACACGATCCGGTGATCATCGACGCGGTGCCGGCCCTGGCCGGCGAATTCGGCCGCGGTGTAGACGGTTTCGAGTACCAGATGCTCTACAACATCCGCGATGCCGAACAACGCAGGCTGGCCGAGGCGGGCAACCATGTCCGGGTCTACGTTCCGTTCGGCAACGAGTGGTACGGCTACTTCGTGCGGCGGTTGGCCGAGCGCCCGGCCAACCTGATGTTCTTCCTGCGGGCCCTGGCCGAGCGCCACTGAGCCGGCCTCACCCCGGACTCAGGTCGTAGGCGACCTTGAACTTGTTGAGCAGGTACGGCCCGGACACCACCGGCTCATACCGCGGGGGGTTGTCCGCGCCGGCGCAGGTCGGAATGCACTCGATCACGGCGTCGAAGTTGGGTTGGTGAAAGAAGGGAAGCGTGAACCGTTCGGCGGTGGGCGCTCCGGTGCTCACCACGCGGTGCACCGTGCTCACCCACCGGTCGTTGGTCCATCGGGCCAGCAGGTCACCGATGTTGATGACGAACGCGCCCGGCACCACTGGCACGTCGAGCCACTCGCCGCGATCGCCCTGAACCTGTAGCCCGCTCTGGGATTCGTCCTGCAGCAGGATGGTCAGGTTGCCCCAATCGCTGTGCTGGCTCAGCCGGATGTGGCCGGCCGGCTGATCGTCGGCAGGGTAGTGGTTGGCCATCAGGTTGGAGTTGTGCCGGTCGATCAAGCCGTCGAACCAGTCTTCGCGCAGGCCAAGGGCCAGGGCGAACAGCCGTGACAACTCGGTCGCGAGCACGGACATCTCGTCGTAATAGCGTTGGTAGGCCGTGCGGAATCCCGGTACCTCGGGCCAGCGTTCGGCGACGAACACGCGTTCGTCGGTCCATCCTGGCCCGTCGAGACCTTCCGGATTGCCCAGCGGGAAGTGGACGAATTTCTCCACCTGGTCCGGTGATTCGTGCTCGGCAGCACGGTCGGCTCCGTCGTTGGTGGCCGCGAGATTGCCCGCACTGCTGAACCCGCGGGCCAGCGGGTCTGCGGGATCCGCCCTGAGCTGTTCTTTCGCGGCCTGAGGGAGCGAGAAGAACTCGCGCAGAGCGCGATTGACATCGTCGATCACCGCATCGGGGACGCCATGGCCGACGAGTAGGAGAAACCCGCTGGTTTCGCAGCAGCGACCGATGGCATCGGCCACCGCCTGACGCCGGCGCTGGTCGCCGTTGCGCGCGCTGCTGATGTCGATCAATGGGACGAAGCCGTCGCGCAGGACGACTTGGTCGACTATTACCTCTGATTGGCTCACGCGCTCGACGGTAGAACCTCAACCGCAGTTGATGTCAACGCCGAATCCGGCTCTCGCGCAACAGCAGAAATGCCAGGGCGGCAATCGACTGGGCATCGGTGATCTCACCGTCCCGGACCATCCGGTCGACTTCAGCGCGTGAGAACCATGCGCTGTGCATGTCCTGTTCCTCGTGCTCGCGTTCGTGCTCGCCTTCGGTGAGACCCGTCGCCAGGAACACCCATCCGCGCTGGCTGCTCATCCCAGCCGCCACGTCGAGCTGGCCGAGCCGTTCCACGGTTTGTGCGCGCAGCCCGGTCTCTTCGCGAAGTTCGCGGTGGGCCAGGGTTTCCGGATCCAGATGCTGCTGCTCGGGTGCGGTGCCTTGCGGGAACTCCCAGCGCCGCAGCCCCAGCGGGTAGCGGAACTGCTCGACGAGGTGGAACCGATCGTGATCGGGGTCGTACGGGATCACCAGGGCATAGGTGGGTTTGTCGACCACGGCATAGACGCCGGTGCTGCCGTCGGGCCGGACGATGTCGTCCTCGCGCAGCGTCAACCAGTTGTTCCGATACACCTCGCGCGTCGCCGTCCGGCGGATCGCGGCTGAGCGCAGGCGGACCTGTAGTCGGTCGTCGGTGAGGTCGCCTCCGTCGATGGCGTCGGCCAGACCGTCGGCGTACGCGACCAGACCGGCCACGTCGACGTCATACGGCGCCGGTCGCTCGACGAGCGACAGCCGCGCCGAGGCCCGTCTCAACAGGGCAGCCGCACCGGTCCGGTTGCCCCGCTGCACGTGGGTGATGCCCACAGCCAGCTGCGCCAGCCCCTGCCACAGCGCGCGCTCGTGCTCCGGGCCGTTCTTCCACGCCGCCTCGAGCACTTCATGTGCGCTGAATGCCTGACCGCGGTCGAGCAGATCCTGGGCATAGGCGAGCGTCTCGGCCGGCGAGAGCTCCAGGTCATCGGGAATCCGTGCGACGCCCTCGCTGCCGTAGGGCAGCGGCCTGCCGAGTGCGTCACGCGGACGCGTACTGCGGGGCCGGCCCGCGTCGTCGCGATCGCGCTCAGCTGTGCCCATGAGCACAAGCCTCGCCGCAACTTCTCATCCTGTCGAGTACGCCTGCGGACGGCCGGCGCCGCGGCGGTAGCCTCACAAGCGTGTTGCTGGCCTCCTTGAACCCCGCAGCCGTCGCCGCCGGTGCTGAACTTGCCGACGCCGTGACCATCGACGGTGCCGTGCTGAGCCGCAGTGATCTCGTCGGTGCCGCCACGTCGGTGGCCGAGCGGGTGGCGGTCGCACAACGGGTCGCCGTCCTGGCGACACCGACCCCGACGACTGTGCTGGCCATCATCGGATGCCTGATCGCCGGCGTGCCCGTGGTCCCGGTTCCGGCCGACGTCGGCGCGGCCGAGCGCAAACACATCCTCACCGACTCCGGAGCCCAGGCCTGGCTGGGGGAGAAGCCGGCGGAGCCCGAGGGACTGCCGCACATCCCGGTGCGGCTGCACGCCCGGTCCTGGCACCGCTATCCAGAACCGCCACCGAATTCGACCGCGATCATCATGTACACCTCCGGGACCACCGGGGCGCCCAAGGGGGTGCCGATCACCCGCCAGGCCATCGCCGACGACATCGATGCGCTGGCCGCGGCGTGGCAGTGGACCGCCGCCGACACCCTGGTGCACGGGCTGCCGCTGTTCCACGTGCACGGTCTGGTGCTGGGGCTGCTCGGCTCGCTGCGGATCGGAAACCGCTTCGTACACACCGGGAAACCGACTCCGGCCGCGTACGCGCAGGCCCAGGGCACGCTGTACTTCGGGGTGCCGACGGTGTGGTCGCGGGTGGTCAAGGATCTCGACTCGGCCCTGGCGCTGTCCACGGCACGGCTGCTGGTCTCCGGCAGTGCGCCGCTGCCGGTTCCGGTGTTCGACGAGCTGGTGCGGCTGACGGGGCACGCCCCGGTGGAGCGTTACGGCAGCACCGAATCGCTGATCACGCTGAGCACCCGCGTCGACGGTGAGCGCAGGCCCGGCTGGGTCGGGCTGCCACTGGCCGGCGTCCAGACCCGGCTTGTCGACGACGACGGCGCACCGGTGCCGCACGACGGCGAAACCATCGGACGGCTGCAGATCAAGGGCCCCATGGTGTTCGGCGGCTACCTCAACCGGCCCGAAGCTACGGCGGACGCCTTCGATTCCGACGGCTGGTACCGCACCGGCGACGTCGCCATCATCGATGCCGACGGTATGCACCGCATCGTCGGGCGCGAGTCGGTGGACCTGATCAAGTCGGGCGGCTACCGCATCGGTGCGGGCGAGATCGAGACCGTGCTACTGGGCCACGACGGCGTCGACGAGGTGGCAGTGGTCGGGATGCCCGACGACGATCTGGGCCAGCGCATCGTTGCGTTCGTCGTCGGCAATGCCGCACCCGAGGCGTTGATCGAGTTTGTCGCCCAACAGCTTTCAGCGCACAAACGGCCCCGCGAAGTGCGACTGGTGGACAGACTGCCGCGCAACGCCATGGGCAAGGTGATGAAAAAGGAACTGGCGCAATGGGGTTGAGGTTCTCCGAGATCTGCATCGACGCACGCGACCCCGAAGCGCTGGGTGCTTGGTGGTCGGAAGTGCTCGGCTGGCCCGCGCACACCGATGCCGACGGCGACGTGATCCTCACCCCGCCGCCCGGCGCCGGCCCGACCTGGCTGTTCACCCCCGTGCCGGAGGACAAGGTGGTCAAGAACCGCCTGCATCCGGACTTCACCCCGGACGATCAGCAGGCCGAGGTGGACCGGCTGATCGGGCTGGGAGCCCGCCACGTGGACATCGGGCAGGGCGAGCAGACGTGGGTGGTGCTGGCCGACCCCGAGGGCAACGAGTTCTGTGTCCTCTCTGCCCGATAGCCCTGCCGGCCCGCGCTAACAAAAGGCGTACTGTGGGCGATAGAGGGGTTAGAAAGCGCACGTCAACCTGCCGAAGTTTGGAGGCCACACGTGAATCTCAAAAGGATCGTGGGAACAGCAATGATTGCCGGTGCGCTGGGCGCCGGATCCCTCGGGTTGGGCGTGGCCTCATCGCAGGCCGACCCAGGCCCCCGCATTCCGTGGGTTCCGGGTCCGGGCTGGGTTGACTGGAATCCGGGCCCGAACCTTCCTCCGGGGCAGATCAAGAAGTGGTGCCCCTGGCAATCCCCGCCTGGTCACTGGATCGGTGGCCCGCACGGGATCCCCTGCACCTAAGCGGACCCGACGGTCGAATGTTGGCTTGTGTATCAGATTTTCGCGAAATGTGACACATGAGCCAACGTTCGACGGTTGAATCTACGCTGGCTTGGTGTGGCGATGGATGTCGCGTCCGCAACGGGCGCAGAGGTAGCGGGTATGACTGGCCGGCAGGACAGACTCGCTGCTGAGTGGGAGACGCATCGACCCGCCGTGTTCGGTGTGGCATACCGGTTGCTGGGGAGTGTGGCCGACGCCGACGACGTGGCCCAGGAGGTGTGGCTGCGCGCGGCGCGCGCCGACCTGGCCGAGGTTGATGATCTGAAGGCGTGGCTGGTCACGGTGTCGGCGCGGCTGTCCTACGACATTCTCAAGAGTGCTCGCGCACGCCGCGAGGCCTATGTCGGGCCATGGCTGCCGGAGCCCCTGCTGACCGGGCCGGACGCGTCCGAGCCCGTCCTCGTCGACGAGTCGGTGAGCTCGGCGATGCTGCTGATCATGGACGAGCTGAGCCCGCCCGAGCGGGTGGCATTCGTCTTGCACGATGTGTTCGGGATCGAGTTCGTCCGCATCGCGGAGATGCTCGAGACCACGGTGGCTGCTGCCCGGCAGTCGGCCTCACGGGCGCGGCGGCGTGTTGACCAGGCGAAACAGTCCGCACCGCAAGCATCAAACGCTGAGCGGAGGCGGGTCCTGACGACCTTTCGCGCCGCCTACGAGGCCGGTGACATGGCGGGCCTGGTGAAGCTTCTGCATCCGGGCGCGGTCTATGTCACCGACGGTGGTGGCAAGGTCATGGCCGCCCGCAAGCCCATCAGCGGCGGTGAGCGGATTGCCATGGTGATGGAGCGGGTGGGGCGGCAGTGGCGTCCGGACCGCATCGATCTCATCGAGGTCGGCGGCGAGCCGGCCCTGGTGTTCCGACAGCAGGACGGCGTCTACTCCGTGGATACCGTGCAGATCACGGACGGTTTGATCACGGCGTACCGCAGGGTGATCAACCCGGACAAACTCACTCACCTCTGATTTGTCACATCGGGGCGGGCTATCTCGTCTCCCTTGCAGAGCCAGACGACGGCCGTTGTCGGCGCGCGCGGGCACGATCGCCCTCACCCGAAAGGACGTGTGATGCAAGCCATCACTGTTTCAGACCGTGACGCCGGTGTCGCCGGGATGTCGCTGACGGAGTTGCCGTACCCGCACACGGCCGAGAACGACGTCATCGTGCGGGTGCACGCCGCGGGCTTCACACCAGGCGAGCTCGACTGGCCTGCCACCTGGACCGATCGGGCGGGCCGCGACCGGACTCCGAGCGTGCCCGGACATGAGTTCGCCGGCGTCGTCACTGAGTTGGGCTTCGGCACAACAGGTTTAAGTGTCGGCCAGCGGGTGTTCGGGCTCGCCGACTGGACCCGCAACGGTGCGCTCGCGGAATACGTTGCCGTAGAGGCCCGTAACCTGGCGCCACTACCGGCAGACGTCGACTACGTGGTGGCTGCCGCGCTGCCGATATCCGGATTGACGGCCTGGCAAGGTCTGTTCGACCACGGCCGGCTCACCACGGGGCAGACGGTCCTGATCCACGGCGCCGCGGGTGGAGTCGGGTCGATCGCGGTGCAACTGGCTCGGGAGGTCGGTGCATACGTCATCGGTACCGGCCGCACAGCCGACCGGGACCGGGCGACTGCGCTCGGTGTCCACACCTTCGTCGACCTGGGTACTGAAAAGCTAGAGGATGCAGGTGAAGTCGACGTGGTGTTCGACGTGATCGGCGGCGATATTCTCGCCCGCTCGGCAGCCCTGGTGCGGGCCGGAGGCACACTCGTCACCATCGCCGAGCCGCCAGAAGTCCGTCCCAGGGACGGGCGGACGGTCTTCTTCGTCGTCGAACCCGACCGGGCCCGGCTCGCGGACCTCATCGCGCGCGTCAACGGTGGACGGCTCACCCCGGTCGTCGGTGCCGTGCGGCCCTTGACCGAGGCGGCGGCCGCATTCGCGCCCGGCAAGCGCATTGCCGGCAAGACGATCATCCAGGTAGCCGAAGACTGACAGGAGCAGAACATGATCGGAATGCGTATCGCGGGAGGAATTCTGGCGGTGGCCACCCTGACGGCGGCCACCGCGTGCACCTCTGCCAGTCAGGCAGATCCCGCCGCGGCACCGACACCGGCCGCCACGTCGGAAACCCTGACCCCGTTGATCGAGCAGGCGCTTCCGAATGCGCCGGGCAAGACCTTCACCTCGGCGGTCGTCGACTTCCCGCCAGGAGCTCGCGCGGTGCCGCACCGACACGGCGAGGCTTTTGTCTACGCCTACGTTCTCGAGGGCGCCGTGCGCAGTTCGGTCGACGACGACCCCGTGGCCACCTACCGCGCCGGCGAGAACTGGGTCGAGCAGCCCGGTGCGCACCACCCTGTGACCGAGAACGCCAGCAA
Above is a window of Mycolicibacterium boenickei DNA encoding:
- the pruA gene encoding L-glutamate gamma-semialdehyde dehydrogenase, which produces MDAITDVPAPTNEPVHDYAPGSGERARLITALGDLAGAPIDLPHVIGGKHTMGSGARIDVVQPHCHSARLGTLTNAEHADANAAIDAALAAKHEWAALPFDERAAVFLRAADLLSGPWREKIAAATMLGQSKTAYQAEIDAPCELIDFWRFNVEFARQILAQQPISSPGVWNRTDHRPLEGFVYAITPFNFTAIAGNLPTAPALMGNTVVWKPSPTQTFAAYLTMQLLEAAGLPPGVINLVTGDGIAVSDVALADPRLAGIHFTGSTATFQHLWREVGANIDRYRTYPRLVGETGGKDFVVAHASARPDVLRTALIRGAFDYQGQKCSAASRAFIPRSVWHEMGDDFLSATSDLKYGDVTDLTNYGGAVIDDRAFAKNVAAIERAKGAAGVTIAAGGEYDDSEGYFVRPTVLLSDDPTDEAFSTEYFGPILAVHVYPDAEYERILDVVDTGARYALTGAVIADDRTAVLTAADRLRNAAGNFYINDKPTGAVVGQQPFGGSRASGTNDKAGSAQNLLRWTSARSIKETFVPPTNHTYPHMEA
- a CDS encoding proline dehydrogenase family protein, whose protein sequence is MGVFQRVARPTILAASHSSRLRHTAERLPITRRVVDRFVAGETVPDALDTVGALRDSGRFVSVDYLGEDTTSNEDAERTVQAYLTLLDGLARRGDVDAAVRPLEVSLKLSALGQALPRDGEKIAYENAHTICAKARDVGAWVTVDAEDHTTTDSTLSIVRDLRTEFDWLGTVLQAYLHRTEADCREFAAAGARIRLCKGAYDEPASVAYRDADEVTDSYLRCLRVLMAGSGYPMVASHDPVIIDAVPALAGEFGRGVDGFEYQMLYNIRDAEQRRLAEAGNHVRVYVPFGNEWYGYFVRRLAERPANLMFFLRALAERH
- a CDS encoding isopenicillin N synthase family dioxygenase, which translates into the protein MSQSEVIVDQVVLRDGFVPLIDISSARNGDQRRRQAVADAIGRCCETSGFLLLVGHGVPDAVIDDVNRALREFFSLPQAAKEQLRADPADPLARGFSSAGNLAATNDGADRAAEHESPDQVEKFVHFPLGNPEGLDGPGWTDERVFVAERWPEVPGFRTAYQRYYDEMSVLATELSRLFALALGLREDWFDGLIDRHNSNLMANHYPADDQPAGHIRLSQHSDWGNLTILLQDESQSGLQVQGDRGEWLDVPVVPGAFVINIGDLLARWTNDRWVSTVHRVVSTGAPTAERFTLPFFHQPNFDAVIECIPTCAGADNPPRYEPVVSGPYLLNKFKVAYDLSPG
- a CDS encoding NUDIX domain-containing protein, translated to MRRTATREVYRNNWLTLREDDIVRPDGSTGVYAVVDKPTYALVIPYDPDHDRFHLVEQFRYPLGLRRWEFPQGTAPEQQHLDPETLAHRELREETGLRAQTVERLGQLDVAAGMSSQRGWVFLATGLTEGEHEREHEEQDMHSAWFSRAEVDRMVRDGEITDAQSIAALAFLLLRESRIRR
- a CDS encoding acyl-CoA synthetase, with product MLLASLNPAAVAAGAELADAVTIDGAVLSRSDLVGAATSVAERVAVAQRVAVLATPTPTTVLAIIGCLIAGVPVVPVPADVGAAERKHILTDSGAQAWLGEKPAEPEGLPHIPVRLHARSWHRYPEPPPNSTAIIMYTSGTTGAPKGVPITRQAIADDIDALAAAWQWTAADTLVHGLPLFHVHGLVLGLLGSLRIGNRFVHTGKPTPAAYAQAQGTLYFGVPTVWSRVVKDLDSALALSTARLLVSGSAPLPVPVFDELVRLTGHAPVERYGSTESLITLSTRVDGERRPGWVGLPLAGVQTRLVDDDGAPVPHDGETIGRLQIKGPMVFGGYLNRPEATADAFDSDGWYRTGDVAIIDADGMHRIVGRESVDLIKSGGYRIGAGEIETVLLGHDGVDEVAVVGMPDDDLGQRIVAFVVGNAAPEALIEFVAQQLSAHKRPREVRLVDRLPRNAMGKVMKKELAQWG
- a CDS encoding VOC family protein codes for the protein MGLRFSEICIDARDPEALGAWWSEVLGWPAHTDADGDVILTPPPGAGPTWLFTPVPEDKVVKNRLHPDFTPDDQQAEVDRLIGLGARHVDIGQGEQTWVVLADPEGNEFCVLSAR
- the sigJ gene encoding RNA polymerase sigma factor SigJ — its product is MTGRQDRLAAEWETHRPAVFGVAYRLLGSVADADDVAQEVWLRAARADLAEVDDLKAWLVTVSARLSYDILKSARARREAYVGPWLPEPLLTGPDASEPVLVDESVSSAMLLIMDELSPPERVAFVLHDVFGIEFVRIAEMLETTVAAARQSASRARRRVDQAKQSAPQASNAERRRVLTTFRAAYEAGDMAGLVKLLHPGAVYVTDGGGKVMAARKPISGGERIAMVMERVGRQWRPDRIDLIEVGGEPALVFRQQDGVYSVDTVQITDGLITAYRRVINPDKLTHL
- a CDS encoding NADP-dependent oxidoreductase; this translates as MQAITVSDRDAGVAGMSLTELPYPHTAENDVIVRVHAAGFTPGELDWPATWTDRAGRDRTPSVPGHEFAGVVTELGFGTTGLSVGQRVFGLADWTRNGALAEYVAVEARNLAPLPADVDYVVAAALPISGLTAWQGLFDHGRLTTGQTVLIHGAAGGVGSIAVQLAREVGAYVIGTGRTADRDRATALGVHTFVDLGTEKLEDAGEVDVVFDVIGGDILARSAALVRAGGTLVTIAEPPEVRPRDGRTVFFVVEPDRARLADLIARVNGGRLTPVVGAVRPLTEAAAAFAPGKRIAGKTIIQVAED
- a CDS encoding cupin domain-containing protein, with product MIGMRIAGGILAVATLTAATACTSASQADPAAAPTPAATSETLTPLIEQALPNAPGKTFTSAVVDFPPGARAVPHRHGEAFVYAYVLEGAVRSSVDDDPVATYRAGENWVEQPGAHHPVTENASKTDPAKLLVVFVSDTGDSLKVDDHQ